In a genomic window of Rhodospirillaceae bacterium:
- a CDS encoding carboxymethylenebutenolidase codes for MKSIVTIETKTGSFSAYLSVPQNPRAPGLIVLPEIYNSNEHIRDVADRFAEEGYLSIAPDVFWRLHPDRYLPYTPDGLKMARELNEKLDVDQLVEDLGTAIASLRNHPKCSGLVGSVGFCLGGKLSFLCAARNEIHAAVSYYGVNIESCLEEVEQVTCPTLLHFAGNDPRVPSASREAIENGISSNPNISTRLYERAEHGFNRLGYPPYHKESADLAWRRTISLFDEYLT; via the coding sequence ATGAAGAGCATAGTTACAATTGAGACGAAGACTGGATCCTTTTCGGCGTACTTGTCTGTGCCACAAAACCCAAGGGCGCCAGGGCTAATAGTCCTTCCTGAAATCTACAACTCAAACGAACACATCAGGGATGTTGCTGATCGATTTGCGGAAGAAGGGTATCTGTCCATTGCGCCAGATGTATTTTGGCGCCTCCACCCAGACCGTTATCTCCCCTACACCCCAGATGGACTGAAAATGGCCCGGGAACTCAATGAGAAACTTGATGTGGATCAGTTGGTAGAAGACCTAGGCACTGCTATAGCAAGTCTTCGCAATCATCCCAAATGCTCAGGGCTTGTTGGTTCGGTGGGATTTTGCCTGGGTGGCAAATTGTCGTTCTTATGTGCCGCACGGAACGAAATACATGCTGCGGTAAGTTACTATGGCGTCAATATTGAGAGCTGCTTGGAGGAGGTAGAACAAGTGACCTGCCCGACACTTCTACATTTCGCTGGAAACGATCCGCGGGTACCATCCGCATCTCGTGAAGCAATTGAAAACGGGATATCCAGTAACCCCAATATAAGTACTCGCCTATACGAGAGAGCTGAGCACGGATTTAACCGACTTGGATATCCACCCTATCACAAAGAATCTGCAGACCTAGCGTGGAGAAGAACGATTTCCCTGTTTGATGAGTACCTCACCTAG